From the Neorhodopirellula lusitana genome, one window contains:
- a CDS encoding DUF3124 domain-containing protein: protein MSTEVNQELTDKIASRMKLLVFVLVVVPMILMAIYTEYRFRSIKAIVPYQTAGERDEARMELDVIPFHPVVGQRLYVPAYSHIYHQEGDPYLLTVTLNIRNTDMDNKIVVTSVRYFDTGGKELRSLLTKPLLLSKLAATEFVIARDDKSGGSGSSFIVEWQAGSEVSQPIVETVMVDTSSTQGISFTASAVVLSEDVK, encoded by the coding sequence ATGTCAACCGAAGTGAACCAAGAGTTAACCGACAAGATTGCCAGCCGGATGAAGCTGCTGGTTTTCGTGCTCGTGGTCGTGCCGATGATTCTGATGGCGATCTACACGGAATACCGGTTTCGCTCAATCAAAGCGATCGTGCCCTACCAAACCGCAGGCGAGCGAGACGAAGCACGCATGGAACTGGACGTCATCCCGTTTCATCCGGTCGTCGGTCAACGCCTTTATGTGCCGGCGTATTCGCACATCTATCACCAAGAAGGTGATCCCTATCTGTTGACGGTGACCTTGAACATTCGCAACACCGACATGGACAATAAAATCGTTGTCACGTCGGTTCGATACTTCGACACCGGCGGCAAGGAACTGCGATCGTTGCTAACCAAGCCGCTGCTTCTTAGCAAGTTAGCGGCCACGGAGTTCGTGATCGCTCGCGACGACAAGTCGGGCGGCAGCGGTTCGAGCTTCATCGTCGAGTGGCAAGCCGGTTCCGAAGTGAGTCAGCCCATTGTCGAAACCGTGATGGTCGACACCAGCAGCACGCAGGGCATCTCTTTCACCGCATCCGCCGTGGTCCTTAGCGAAGATGTGAAGTAA
- a CDS encoding aminoglycoside phosphotransferase family protein, which translates to MRLPQPIRDNLQFMLAETSSQLSNLITLFDEPSADLTQRILDRRGYAYNLKMRIHDACVNAVRNMDTSQRLETHSLRAAESIATQLERLTGLVQDCARQLDGCKRRGILKSLSATGLLDDVHKGIELIRTGIEEEGTKTAMKVSDLAVAMSSKHESFFEGQSRDLQSIDHPDRVLTAFFVATQLNEMSVVLRDVSESMVGARLGRPLQRDRFRLLETAFEDLGIDQSNVAKVAETNSGTNISRIGGEHEDGFTAIVKDGEKRKLKEERKSVKNWHEIFPGIAPQILAYRKRGDNAALTIEHLPGLTFDRVLMSSSDDQLKSAQQQLSKTLRAVWRETKSDKQLPPNHMSQLRKRLSSVLEIHPEFARGKGRIGRTRTRSLDDLMAMAEEREAKTPAPFSVYIHGDFNLDNIIVDPAEEYVNFIDLHRSCYADYTQDVSVFMVSNYRLQVLDQRTRHRITDVAENMHATARKFAKQQGDPTFETRLAYGLARSFITSTRFILDRELAKSMYLRGCYILERVIAHPATSASQFRLPIRELFS; encoded by the coding sequence ATGCGACTTCCTCAACCCATTCGCGACAATCTGCAGTTCATGCTGGCTGAGACCAGTTCCCAGCTCAGCAATCTGATCACGCTGTTTGACGAACCTTCAGCGGATTTGACCCAGCGAATTCTCGATCGCCGAGGCTACGCGTACAACTTGAAGATGCGGATCCACGATGCGTGCGTCAATGCGGTCCGCAACATGGATACCAGCCAGCGACTCGAAACCCATTCGCTTCGCGCGGCCGAGTCGATCGCAACCCAGCTTGAGCGACTGACGGGACTGGTCCAGGACTGTGCCCGTCAACTCGACGGATGCAAACGACGCGGCATCCTAAAATCGCTGTCGGCAACCGGACTGCTCGATGACGTGCACAAAGGGATCGAGTTGATCCGCACCGGGATCGAAGAAGAAGGCACCAAGACGGCGATGAAGGTCAGCGATCTGGCGGTCGCGATGTCGTCCAAACACGAGAGTTTTTTCGAGGGCCAATCGCGAGACCTGCAAAGTATCGATCACCCCGACCGCGTGCTGACCGCGTTCTTTGTCGCGACGCAGTTGAATGAGATGAGCGTCGTGCTGCGGGACGTCAGCGAATCGATGGTGGGTGCTCGCTTGGGACGACCGCTGCAGCGTGACCGTTTTCGATTGCTGGAAACCGCGTTCGAAGACCTGGGCATCGATCAGTCCAATGTTGCTAAGGTGGCTGAAACCAATTCTGGAACCAACATTTCAAGGATCGGTGGCGAACACGAAGATGGCTTCACTGCGATCGTGAAGGATGGCGAGAAGCGGAAACTTAAAGAAGAACGCAAGAGTGTCAAAAACTGGCACGAAATCTTCCCTGGCATCGCTCCTCAAATCCTGGCTTACCGCAAGCGTGGCGACAACGCCGCACTGACCATTGAGCACTTACCCGGACTGACGTTTGACCGCGTGCTGATGTCGTCCAGCGATGACCAATTGAAGTCCGCTCAACAACAGTTATCCAAAACACTGCGAGCGGTTTGGCGAGAAACGAAGTCAGACAAACAACTGCCGCCCAATCACATGTCTCAATTGCGAAAGCGTTTGAGCAGTGTGCTGGAAATCCATCCTGAATTTGCTCGCGGAAAAGGCCGGATCGGTCGCACTCGCACCCGTTCGCTCGATGACCTGATGGCGATGGCAGAGGAACGCGAGGCGAAGACCCCCGCCCCGTTTTCAGTTTACATTCACGGCGACTTCAATCTCGACAACATCATCGTCGATCCCGCCGAAGAATACGTCAACTTCATCGACCTGCACCGTTCGTGCTATGCCGACTACACTCAAGACGTTTCGGTCTTCATGGTTTCCAACTATCGCTTGCAGGTTCTCGATCAACGCACCCGTCACCGCATCACGGACGTTGCCGAAAACATGCACGCAACGGCTCGCAAGTTCGCCAAGCAACAAGGCGACCCGACTTTCGAAACGCGTCTCGCCTATGGTTTGGCGAGATCCTTTATCACTTCGACGCGGTTCATTCTGGATCGCGAACTCGCGAAATCGATGTACCTACGAGGGTGCTACATTCTCGAACGAGTGATCGCCCACCCGGCAACCTCGGCATCCCAATTCCGCTTACCAATTCGAGAACTTTTTTCATGA
- a CDS encoding potassium/proton antiporter, with protein MFSIETIILLTGILLLLGIASNKFSSRMGVPVLFIFLIVGMLAGSEGIGGIEFENYFVAHGIGTVALCLILFDGGIRTPYSSIMSAWKPAGVLATVGVFITAVITGAAASWILDLPLLEGMLLGGIVGSTDASVVFSVLRNGGVNIRPKLASTLEVESGSNDPMAIFLTIGLIQVLTGEVPVGIGLATLFFKQVILGTLIGLGVGLGGAWTLKNIRLDAAGLYPVMATALALFSFGLTDTLGGSGFLAVYLTGVVIGNKRPVFYRGILLFQDAIAWLCQILMFIALGILSFPSRLVEIAVPGLLISIVLIFIARPLAVFLCAAPFKFSVRELTFLSWVGLKGAVPITLATFPMLAGLPGASMIFDAVFFVVLVSALVQGWTVPAMARYLDLEVPSRLPPPVSLEITSLRDVDGDIVDYYVDEDCQAANCMIKNLALPDGVVIALIVRGENIIPPQGRSVLRKGDHAMVVLRLEVRAMVDRIFSQRSQNNDALPAALEFPLRGSIRVSDLEQFYGLVLDENKDATLDELTRARLGPDGLALGAVVHFDQVDLHVREISAEGIIEFVGMTITSPQGSDVS; from the coding sequence ATGTTTTCCATCGAAACCATCATCCTGCTTACTGGCATTTTGCTTCTATTAGGAATCGCCTCGAACAAGTTCTCTTCGCGGATGGGCGTGCCGGTTCTGTTCATCTTCTTGATCGTCGGCATGCTGGCCGGATCCGAAGGCATCGGCGGGATTGAGTTCGAGAACTACTTTGTCGCGCACGGGATCGGTACCGTCGCGTTGTGTCTGATCCTGTTTGATGGTGGGATTCGCACTCCGTACAGTTCGATTATGTCGGCATGGAAGCCAGCCGGAGTGTTAGCGACCGTGGGCGTGTTCATCACCGCGGTGATCACGGGAGCAGCCGCGTCCTGGATTCTAGATCTGCCGTTGCTGGAAGGGATGTTGTTGGGCGGCATCGTGGGGTCGACGGACGCATCGGTTGTCTTTTCGGTGCTGCGAAATGGCGGTGTGAACATCCGGCCGAAGCTGGCGAGCACGCTGGAGGTCGAAAGTGGGTCCAACGATCCGATGGCCATCTTTTTGACCATCGGGTTGATCCAGGTTTTGACCGGCGAAGTTCCCGTCGGAATCGGCTTGGCGACCCTGTTTTTCAAGCAAGTCATCTTGGGGACGCTGATCGGCTTGGGCGTGGGCTTAGGCGGAGCATGGACGCTGAAGAACATTCGGCTGGACGCCGCCGGTTTGTACCCCGTCATGGCGACGGCGCTAGCGTTGTTCTCGTTCGGGCTGACCGACACGCTGGGCGGCAGCGGGTTCCTGGCCGTGTATTTGACGGGGGTGGTGATTGGTAACAAACGCCCCGTTTTCTATCGCGGCATCTTGCTGTTCCAGGACGCGATCGCGTGGCTCTGTCAAATCTTGATGTTCATCGCGCTCGGGATTTTGTCCTTCCCCAGTCGATTGGTGGAAATCGCCGTCCCAGGCTTATTGATCTCCATCGTGTTGATTTTCATTGCCCGTCCGTTAGCCGTTTTTCTGTGCGCGGCGCCGTTCAAGTTCTCCGTTCGCGAGTTGACGTTCTTGTCTTGGGTGGGGCTAAAGGGCGCGGTGCCGATCACGCTGGCCACGTTCCCGATGTTGGCGGGGCTGCCGGGGGCTTCCATGATTTTTGATGCCGTCTTCTTTGTCGTGCTGGTGTCCGCGCTCGTGCAGGGCTGGACCGTGCCTGCGATGGCCCGGTACCTCGACTTGGAAGTCCCTTCCCGGCTCCCGCCGCCGGTTTCGCTGGAGATCACGTCCCTGCGAGATGTGGATGGCGACATTGTCGATTATTACGTTGACGAGGATTGCCAAGCGGCCAACTGCATGATCAAGAACTTGGCGTTGCCCGACGGAGTGGTGATCGCGTTGATCGTGCGAGGCGAAAACATCATTCCGCCCCAAGGACGCAGTGTCTTGAGGAAGGGAGACCATGCGATGGTCGTGTTGCGGCTGGAAGTTCGGGCGATGGTCGACCGCATCTTCTCGCAACGATCGCAAAATAACGATGCGTTACCCGCCGCACTGGAGTTCCCGTTGCGGGGCTCGATCCGAGTCAGCGACTTGGAACAGTTCTATGGTTTAGTACTGGACGAAAACAAAGACGCGACGCTGGATGAACTGACGCGTGCGAGACTGGGGCCGGATGGCTTAGCCTTGGGCGCGGTCGTTCATTTTGACCAAGTCGATTTACACGTCCGAGAAATCTCCGCTGAAGGTATCATCGAATTCGTTGGAATGACGATCACGTCGCCTCAAGGCAGCGACGTTTCGTAA
- a CDS encoding GAK system ATP-grasp enzyme, whose protein sequence is MNALRIGVIGIPGKWSTEVLADALESRTGFRLVVSMHDVCANLTTGKLMANGTNLCELDGLIVKKISQQYSPATLDRIELLRLAEHAGVRVFSRTETIIRMIDRLGCTMTLRNGGIPMPKTVVTENRSEAIQAIEDFGCAVMKPLYSTKARGMELVNAASQAGMDSPANESVGEVVDRFRAENPMMYIQQKIDLPGRDLGMVFLGGEYLGTYARVNQGEAWNTTIQSGGRYAAHTPPQSTIDLASRAQSLFGMDFTTVDVADTENGPIVFEVSAFGGFRGVKEGMEIDAATLYADYVLKEVAK, encoded by the coding sequence ATGAACGCTTTGCGAATTGGGGTGATTGGCATCCCCGGAAAATGGTCCACCGAGGTCCTGGCCGATGCACTGGAATCCCGAACCGGGTTCCGCTTGGTGGTTAGCATGCACGACGTGTGCGCGAACCTGACGACCGGCAAGCTGATGGCCAACGGGACCAACCTGTGCGAATTGGACGGTTTGATCGTCAAGAAGATCAGCCAACAGTATTCACCGGCCACACTGGATCGCATCGAGCTATTGCGATTGGCCGAACACGCCGGCGTCCGCGTCTTCTCACGCACCGAGACCATCATTCGGATGATCGACCGTTTGGGGTGCACAATGACCTTGCGAAACGGCGGCATTCCGATGCCGAAAACCGTCGTCACCGAAAACCGCAGCGAAGCGATCCAGGCGATCGAAGACTTTGGATGTGCAGTCATGAAGCCGCTGTACTCGACCAAAGCTCGCGGCATGGAATTGGTCAACGCCGCATCTCAAGCTGGCATGGATTCCCCTGCCAACGAGTCAGTGGGCGAAGTCGTTGATCGATTCCGAGCCGAAAATCCAATGATGTATATCCAACAAAAGATCGACCTGCCCGGACGGGACCTGGGGATGGTCTTCCTGGGCGGCGAGTACTTGGGAACCTACGCCCGGGTGAACCAAGGTGAAGCCTGGAACACGACGATTCAAAGCGGAGGTCGATACGCCGCTCACACTCCACCGCAAAGCACAATCGATTTAGCGTCTCGGGCGCAATCACTATTTGGCATGGATTTCACGACCGTTGATGTTGCCGATACCGAAAACGGCCCTATTGTGTTTGAAGTTTCCGCATTCGGTGGGTTCCGAGGCGTGAAAGAAGGCATGGAAATCGATGCCGCGACGCTGTACGCCGACTATGTCCTCAAAGAAGTCGCGAAATGA
- a CDS encoding HprK-related kinase B, with product MNDLESISQKLLAGVDLIPDSVVLELDRFRVQILSNSPDLLDRLRSYFSHLLVDGEADCVIHAIEAPPTDLGLTYQDWRREAGKAGRKDAYFNINRQGTNDSNDKAIGTTGDDKDLAVAFAGRVIHKVRTGMLFLQSETTRIAYGPCVANDNQVINFINCQYMNWLQHRGAVICHASGVVMEDQALAIAGFSGGGKSSLMLRILQSCDSDFLTNDRLFISPSDHGDVRAYGIPKLPRVNPGTIVSLPSLRPMLDDQQLELFEALPLNELWNLEQKYDVDITQRYGDNRISLQARLTDLLVLNWSHQATTECKIERVNIQERPDLLEAVMKSPGPFYRDAEGVFQSDLPAANPAPYLDCLEGVNVWEASGKVDFEMAAATCEAMIRTELCMKPS from the coding sequence ATGAATGACCTAGAAAGCATCTCTCAAAAATTGCTCGCCGGCGTTGATCTGATACCGGACTCGGTGGTGTTGGAACTGGACCGTTTTCGGGTTCAGATTCTTTCCAACTCGCCCGACCTGCTGGATCGACTGCGAAGCTATTTCTCGCATTTACTTGTGGACGGTGAAGCCGATTGTGTGATCCACGCGATCGAAGCACCGCCAACGGACCTAGGCCTAACGTATCAGGACTGGCGTCGAGAAGCAGGCAAGGCCGGCCGCAAAGATGCTTACTTCAACATCAACCGCCAGGGCACAAACGACTCGAACGACAAGGCCATTGGAACAACCGGCGACGATAAGGATTTGGCTGTCGCGTTTGCCGGACGAGTGATCCACAAAGTTCGGACGGGGATGCTGTTCTTACAAAGCGAGACCACACGAATTGCTTACGGCCCTTGTGTTGCCAACGACAACCAAGTGATCAACTTCATCAATTGCCAGTACATGAATTGGTTGCAGCATCGCGGCGCGGTGATCTGTCACGCATCGGGTGTTGTGATGGAAGACCAAGCATTGGCGATCGCAGGCTTTTCGGGTGGTGGGAAGTCCTCGCTGATGCTGCGGATCCTGCAGTCCTGCGACAGTGACTTCCTTACCAACGACCGACTGTTCATTTCGCCCAGCGATCACGGTGATGTGCGAGCCTACGGGATCCCCAAACTGCCGCGAGTGAACCCGGGCACGATCGTCAGCCTGCCTTCCCTACGCCCCATGCTGGACGACCAACAACTGGAATTGTTTGAGGCGTTGCCGCTGAATGAACTTTGGAATCTGGAGCAGAAGTACGACGTCGATATCACCCAAAGATATGGCGACAATCGCATCTCGCTACAAGCACGCCTGACCGACTTATTGGTTTTGAACTGGAGTCATCAAGCCACCACGGAATGCAAGATCGAAAGGGTCAATATTCAAGAGCGGCCCGATCTATTGGAGGCAGTGATGAAGTCACCCGGTCCATTTTATCGTGATGCGGAAGGAGTCTTCCAATCGGATTTGCCAGCAGCCAATCCGGCCCCCTACTTGGATTGCCTGGAAGGTGTCAACGTATGGGAAGCGAGCGGGAAGGTTGATTTCGAAATGGCCGCCGCCACTTGCGAAGCCATGATCAGAACCGAGTTGTGCATGAAGCCTTCCTGA
- a CDS encoding SDR family oxidoreductase has product MDNNKPTAIVTGGSGGIGGGICQRLAQDGMNVVVHYGSDRKAAENVVDGILQAGGEAEAIQADVADEEQMGSLFDQAEARFGAVDVVVANAGVSAGGPVVDCSLADFDKIVSINLRGAFLTLREAARRVRQDGRIVFVSSQLAYRPRAGMGPYAATKAGIDAMLVSMAHELGPRGITINSVRPGATVPGMFADSAEDRKEKFRELSAFKRLGTPDDVAGVVSFLASADSAWVTGQHIRADGGMSN; this is encoded by the coding sequence ATGGATAACAACAAACCAACCGCAATCGTAACAGGCGGCTCCGGCGGAATTGGCGGTGGCATTTGTCAACGACTCGCCCAAGACGGCATGAACGTCGTGGTCCACTACGGTTCGGATCGCAAGGCGGCCGAAAACGTCGTCGATGGAATCTTGCAAGCCGGTGGGGAAGCCGAGGCGATCCAGGCGGACGTCGCCGACGAAGAGCAAATGGGCAGTCTGTTTGACCAGGCGGAAGCTCGTTTCGGTGCCGTTGATGTGGTCGTTGCGAACGCGGGTGTTTCCGCTGGCGGTCCCGTCGTGGATTGCTCGTTAGCGGACTTCGACAAGATTGTTTCAATCAACCTGCGTGGTGCGTTCCTGACGCTCCGCGAGGCCGCTCGACGCGTTCGCCAAGACGGACGAATCGTTTTTGTTTCTTCACAACTGGCTTACCGACCGCGAGCGGGAATGGGGCCGTATGCGGCGACCAAGGCCGGGATCGATGCGATGCTGGTTTCGATGGCGCACGAACTGGGGCCTCGCGGGATCACGATCAATAGTGTCCGTCCCGGGGCGACCGTTCCGGGTATGTTCGCCGACAGTGCCGAAGATCGCAAAGAGAAGTTTCGCGAGCTTTCGGCCTTCAAGCGATTGGGGACTCCCGATGATGTGGCAGGCGTGGTTTCTTTTCTTGCCAGTGCCGATTCCGCTTGGGTGACCGGGCAACACATCCGTGCCGATGGCGGCATGTCCAACTAA
- a CDS encoding sulfatase, giving the protein MSAEIADNDSAGSYNVLFIVSDDLTYTALSCYGNQVCQTPNIDRLAARGTRYTRAFCQATYCGPSRASFMSGYYPHATGVFGYTNPRPQIGDRQTWSQLFKDSGYYSARVSKIYHMGIPSEISKGGDGADDALSWTERFNSQGPEWKAPGPGETLEGNPNGDQPVKGGNTFVVVEAEGDDLVHSDGRTAAKAIELLKQHRDQRFWLGVGFVRPHVPFVAPSTYFKDYKPYRQMMLPEKVAGDWDDIPRLGINYKTSVNMQMDVRRQKKAVGGYYASVAYMDAQVGKVLDSLDELGLTDKTIIVFTSDHGYHLGEHDFWAKVSLRDESAGVPLIVCVPGKQPAVCDSLVELIDLYPTTTALCAMEVPERLQGIDLSKTLDDPRHSVRDAAFSVAPMRKGFLLREERYAYLQYKEDASGGIELFDTKLDPAQFNNLAEDPAHQAIVQRMQAKLAAKLKSVRDNDL; this is encoded by the coding sequence ATTTCGGCTGAAATCGCTGACAACGACTCAGCCGGTTCCTACAACGTCTTGTTCATCGTTTCGGATGACCTGACCTACACCGCCCTGTCGTGTTACGGCAACCAGGTCTGTCAGACGCCTAACATCGATCGACTGGCCGCTCGGGGGACTCGCTACACCCGTGCGTTTTGCCAAGCGACGTATTGTGGGCCTTCGCGGGCGTCGTTCATGTCGGGCTACTATCCTCACGCGACCGGCGTGTTCGGCTACACCAACCCGCGGCCCCAGATCGGTGACCGACAAACTTGGTCACAACTGTTCAAGGACAGCGGCTATTACTCTGCCCGCGTCAGCAAGATCTATCACATGGGCATTCCCAGTGAGATTTCGAAAGGCGGTGACGGTGCCGATGACGCACTTTCTTGGACCGAGCGATTCAACAGCCAGGGGCCGGAATGGAAAGCACCCGGGCCCGGCGAAACTCTGGAAGGCAACCCCAACGGAGATCAGCCCGTCAAAGGCGGCAACACATTCGTCGTGGTCGAGGCCGAGGGGGATGACCTCGTTCATTCCGATGGCAGGACCGCCGCGAAGGCAATTGAGCTACTGAAACAGCATCGCGATCAACGGTTTTGGTTGGGCGTCGGTTTCGTGCGTCCTCACGTGCCCTTCGTTGCACCAAGCACCTATTTCAAGGACTACAAACCCTATCGTCAAATGATGCTGCCAGAAAAGGTAGCCGGGGATTGGGATGACATTCCACGACTGGGCATCAACTACAAAACAAGCGTTAACATGCAGATGGATGTCCGACGCCAAAAGAAAGCGGTCGGTGGTTACTACGCATCGGTCGCTTACATGGACGCGCAAGTCGGCAAGGTCCTGGACTCACTCGATGAGCTGGGACTCACCGACAAGACGATCATCGTCTTTACCAGCGACCACGGTTATCACTTAGGTGAGCATGATTTTTGGGCCAAGGTCAGTCTCCGCGATGAGTCCGCTGGCGTGCCGCTGATTGTTTGCGTGCCCGGCAAACAGCCGGCTGTTTGCGATTCGCTGGTTGAGCTGATCGACCTTTATCCGACCACCACGGCGCTGTGTGCAATGGAAGTGCCAGAGCGTCTGCAAGGCATCGATCTATCCAAGACGCTAGACGATCCCAGGCACTCCGTCCGTGATGCCGCGTTCAGTGTCGCGCCGATGCGGAAAGGGTTTTTGTTGCGAGAAGAACGTTACGCCTATTTGCAATACAAGGAAGACGCGTCGGGCGGTATCGAGCTTTTCGACACGAAATTGGACCCCGCCCAGTTCAATAACCTCGCCGAAGATCCAGCACATCAGGCCATCGTCCAGCGTATGCAAGCGAAGCTGGCCGCCAAGTTGAAGTCGGTAAGAGACAACGATCTTTAG
- a CDS encoding histidine phosphatase family protein — protein MAERICILVRHGDYHQLTNTPSAHQPFALTELGRQQATEAANRIQNLVDENGWSLNKQVHTSSLLRAWQTAQLAVAGLPACHDVVQTDRLTERCVGNGASLTRDQIEDVLAQDPRLEPLPADWKSNSHFRLPFIGAESLLESGERVASYVNETMEAIGQPGQAVLFFGHGASLRHGAHHLGAIPLQRVGELSMHHARPVALAQSADGTWLQVAGHFKNRLVKTSQLD, from the coding sequence ATGGCTGAGCGAATCTGCATCCTCGTGCGACACGGTGATTACCACCAGTTGACGAACACCCCCAGTGCTCACCAACCATTTGCATTAACTGAATTGGGACGTCAACAAGCGACGGAAGCCGCCAACCGCATCCAAAACCTGGTTGACGAAAACGGCTGGTCCCTCAACAAGCAAGTCCACACCTCATCGCTTTTGCGAGCTTGGCAAACCGCTCAACTGGCCGTCGCTGGATTGCCCGCTTGTCACGACGTTGTCCAAACCGATCGCTTGACCGAACGCTGTGTCGGCAACGGGGCAAGCCTCACACGCGACCAAATCGAGGACGTCCTGGCACAAGACCCAAGACTCGAGCCTTTGCCCGCCGACTGGAAGTCCAACAGTCATTTCCGGCTGCCCTTCATCGGTGCAGAATCGCTATTGGAATCGGGCGAACGAGTGGCGAGCTACGTGAACGAAACGATGGAAGCCATTGGGCAACCAGGCCAGGCAGTGCTGTTCTTCGGACACGGTGCGTCGCTAAGGCACGGGGCTCATCACCTGGGCGCGATCCCACTTCAGCGAGTAGGCGAGTTGAGCATGCACCATGCCCGCCCGGTAGCGTTGGCTCAATCAGCCGACGGGACATGGCTTCAAGTTGCGGGTCACTTTAAGAACCGCCTCGTCAAAACTAGCCAGCTGGATTGA
- a CDS encoding heparan-alpha-glucosaminide N-acetyltransferase domain-containing protein has product MNNQPVAKQRFEFIDQFRGFVGILMLIGHCSYYFNSVWLDLDPLAPHFDSLAQFLLRYFGYLCAPGFLMMNGAMVWWFYDRRIAKGTSRWQISRNLIERGLFLVIVQMTWVNSSWGGFRVLRPWHFGVISCIGLSMICLTLVVHWRWHYRLMLATGILLVHPFLLEIPYDPNSTEAGAAFTRVVMQTFIDSGKFNKYPLLPWFAMAILGSVMATCWLQLWKTDSERIRKSLPIAAGGFLTAFLIRLGGGYGNLFPYANVGDWDFFMDQKYPPSLFISLWFFAAVVTMVTLMIVIGRIAPRALAVFSVPGKVPLFFYAVHLAFLGVFIKRTGFMYREGGVVESLIASAVMLAIMLPLCNWFYGVRNRSSNYFVRMM; this is encoded by the coding sequence ATGAATAATCAACCGGTTGCGAAACAACGTTTCGAGTTCATCGATCAGTTCCGCGGGTTCGTCGGCATCTTGATGTTGATCGGACATTGTTCATACTACTTCAATTCGGTTTGGCTGGACCTGGATCCGCTGGCGCCCCATTTCGATTCGCTGGCCCAATTCCTGCTTCGCTATTTCGGTTACCTGTGTGCACCCGGTTTCTTGATGATGAACGGGGCGATGGTTTGGTGGTTCTATGATCGCCGGATCGCGAAAGGCACTTCTCGCTGGCAGATCAGCCGCAACCTGATCGAGCGTGGCCTGTTTTTAGTCATCGTGCAAATGACTTGGGTCAACTCGTCGTGGGGTGGGTTCCGTGTTCTCCGGCCGTGGCACTTCGGTGTGATTTCCTGCATCGGACTGTCCATGATCTGCTTGACGCTTGTCGTTCACTGGCGATGGCATTACCGATTGATGTTGGCGACCGGCATCCTTCTAGTGCACCCGTTCCTGTTGGAGATCCCCTACGATCCGAACTCGACGGAGGCCGGTGCCGCTTTCACCCGGGTGGTGATGCAAACCTTCATCGACTCTGGGAAATTCAACAAGTATCCGTTGCTGCCCTGGTTCGCGATGGCGATCCTGGGATCGGTAATGGCGACCTGTTGGTTACAACTTTGGAAAACAGACAGCGAGCGGATTCGCAAAAGCCTGCCCATCGCAGCGGGCGGTTTTCTAACCGCTTTCCTGATCCGGTTGGGCGGTGGTTACGGGAACCTGTTTCCGTATGCGAATGTCGGCGACTGGGATTTCTTCATGGACCAGAAATACCCACCAAGCCTGTTCATCAGTTTGTGGTTCTTCGCCGCCGTGGTGACGATGGTCACATTGATGATCGTGATCGGACGAATCGCACCGCGGGCGCTGGCCGTCTTCAGCGTTCCCGGAAAAGTGCCGCTGTTCTTCTACGCCGTGCACCTTGCGTTCCTAGGCGTTTTTATCAAACGCACCGGGTTCATGTATCGTGAGGGCGGCGTCGTGGAATCGTTGATCGCGTCGGCAGTCATGCTGGCCATCATGCTGCCGCTTTGCAATTGGTTCTACGGCGTTCGCAATCGGTCCAGCAACTACTTTGTGCGGATGATGTAG
- a CDS encoding SOS response-associated peptidase: protein MCNRFNLKTNLATLTDLFDAMLGQSFETDADVFPGRPTPALAINRDGRRECLPMNFGLVPFGKSPAQQKRPLTNARVENLDKWPWRSSIQSYRCVVPMNGFREPCYWGETAGTEVDFTLTDERPMLAAAIFSWYQDSPFGDDTGSADQAVFSMSLIMRPALPIVMQHGHHRSPFFLAEAGIDEWLAREPRPLQDSLRVLKTNAADPELVATVARQMAPAWKKRQAAHLKKRDEQVEAIQTEGPLGIGDSVV, encoded by the coding sequence ATGTGCAATCGATTCAATTTGAAAACGAACCTTGCGACGTTGACCGATTTGTTCGATGCGATGCTCGGACAATCGTTCGAAACCGACGCGGATGTTTTCCCGGGACGCCCGACGCCTGCGTTGGCAATCAACCGAGACGGGCGTCGCGAATGCCTGCCGATGAATTTCGGACTGGTCCCCTTTGGCAAATCCCCGGCCCAACAGAAGCGGCCCTTGACCAACGCTCGTGTGGAGAACCTGGATAAGTGGCCCTGGCGTTCATCGATTCAGTCATACCGCTGCGTCGTCCCCATGAACGGTTTCCGCGAACCTTGCTATTGGGGCGAGACGGCAGGCACGGAGGTGGACTTCACCTTGACTGATGAGCGGCCCATGTTGGCGGCCGCAATCTTTTCGTGGTACCAAGATTCGCCGTTCGGTGACGACACGGGCTCTGCGGATCAAGCGGTGTTTTCGATGAGCCTGATCATGCGTCCGGCGTTGCCCATCGTGATGCAGCACGGACATCACCGGTCGCCGTTCTTCTTGGCCGAAGCCGGCATCGACGAGTGGTTGGCTCGCGAACCACGGCCGCTGCAAGACTCGCTTCGGGTTCTAAAAACGAACGCCGCCGATCCCGAACTTGTTGCGACGGTCGCCCGCCAAATGGCTCCCGCGTGGAAGAAACGCCAGGCCGCTCACCTGAAGAAACGGGACGAGCAGGTCGAGGCGATCCAGACCGAAGGCCCGCTGGGGATCGGCGATTCGGTCGTTTGA